Proteins encoded by one window of SAR202 cluster bacterium:
- a CDS encoding TM2 domain-containing protein: MHQLRQRRQAARGHLRKVWSGGAAGPRRAERVTVSPKSRVAAGILGILLGWIGVHRFYLGSIGIGICQIVVTLVTFGLGGLWGFVEGIVILAGGEWKDGKDRELARYT, translated from the coding sequence CTGCACCAGTTGCGGCAACGTCGTCAAGCGGCGCGCGGTCATCTGCGTAAAGTGTGGAGTGGCGGTGCAGCAGGCCCTCGGCGCGCCGAAAGGGTAACTGTCTCTCCCAAATCGCGCGTCGCCGCAGGCATCCTGGGCATACTGCTGGGCTGGATAGGCGTCCATCGCTTCTACCTGGGCAGTATTGGGATCGGTATCTGCCAGATCGTCGTGACGCTGGTAACCTTTGGGCTCGGCGGGCTGTGGGGATTCGTGGAAGGCATAGTCATCCTCGCCGGAGGCGAGTGGAAAGACGGCAAGGACCGGGAGCTCGCCAGGTACACTTAG
- a CDS encoding lactonase family protein — MTQKSGETLVYVGSYKASDGIYAYRFDVQSGRLEQIGHNVETPQPLYIAVHPQRDAIYAVHGAVSGREVKVEGRPDGAVSALSFNRTSGAMTLLNTQPSRGQSPCYVSVDVTGQVALVANYDGGSVTALPIVFDRSLGAPSDFHQHEGSSIDPKRQTKAYAHAIAIDPSGKWAIAADLGIDKLMVYELAEDRGRIPAAPTPWARSKAGSGPRHIAFHPGGRYMYVIHELNSTMVAYEFDNAVGVLTELQSVPTVPAAFTAPNYCADIHIGPSGRFVYGSNRGHDSIVAYAIDQKSGRLSSPSYMTSGGKTPRAFGIDPTGRFLLSANLASDSVTVFRIDVATGKLEPSGQVVSVPSPGCLTVV; from the coding sequence ATGACCCAGAAGTCGGGCGAGACCCTTGTATATGTGGGCTCTTACAAGGCTAGCGACGGCATCTACGCGTACAGGTTTGACGTCCAGAGCGGCAGGCTGGAGCAGATCGGCCACAACGTGGAAACCCCGCAACCCCTGTACATAGCCGTCCACCCGCAGCGCGACGCCATCTACGCCGTGCACGGGGCGGTCAGCGGCCGGGAGGTGAAGGTGGAAGGCAGGCCGGACGGCGCCGTAAGCGCCCTCAGCTTCAACCGCACCAGCGGCGCGATGACGCTCCTTAACACTCAGCCTTCCAGGGGCCAGAGCCCGTGCTACGTCAGCGTGGATGTTACCGGCCAGGTGGCCCTCGTCGCGAACTACGACGGCGGGAGCGTCACGGCGCTGCCAATCGTGTTCGACCGGTCGCTCGGGGCGCCGTCAGACTTCCACCAGCATGAGGGTTCGAGCATCGACCCGAAGCGGCAGACGAAGGCCTATGCCCACGCCATCGCCATTGACCCTTCGGGCAAGTGGGCGATTGCCGCAGACCTGGGAATCGACAAGCTGATGGTCTATGAGCTGGCCGAGGACCGGGGCCGCATCCCGGCGGCCCCGACGCCTTGGGCGCGGTCGAAGGCCGGCTCAGGCCCGCGACACATCGCGTTTCATCCCGGCGGCCGCTACATGTACGTCATCCACGAGCTAAACTCGACGATGGTCGCATACGAGTTCGACAACGCCGTTGGCGTGCTGACTGAGCTGCAGTCTGTGCCGACCGTCCCAGCCGCCTTCACCGCGCCGAACTACTGCGCGGATATCCACATCGGCCCGTCCGGCCGCTTCGTCTACGGCTCCAACCGCGGCCACGACAGCATCGTTGCGTACGCCATAGACCAGAAGAGCGGCCGCCTATCGTCGCCCAGCTATATGACCAGCGGCGGCAAGACCCCGCGCGCCTTCGGCATCGACCCCACGGGCCGCTTCCTGCTCTCCGCCAACCTGGCGAGCGACAGCGTCACCGTCTTCCGGATAGACGTGGCCACCGGCAAGCTGGAGCCCTCCGGCCAGGTGGTATCCGTGCCGTCGCCGGGGTGCCTTACCGTGGTGTAG
- a CDS encoding glycosyltransferase family 39 protein: protein MPAMAQCLTCGSANPVRQRHCNACGALQPGLVAAAVGGHPPAPALPADVPALPTPEAIPLPAVQRVPAPVQQRVWAISRTHLLFALAGATFLAAALRLMAPGSPPEGAQPIESGIIAAAKAMGDAGLWSDSAGGQPTGFIYLVGTWLALLPDSTAAARALSAVAGIASVAVFFLFARRAWGQGVAVAGAFLMALSTWHVAFSRLSTPTAALLLVECAAIYLLSRALSYRDDDARQRNLLILAGLSFGLGIYIANTFFIFAASIVVFWLRELLAAEVPLAVGYRRLAAFAVPALIVALPYLSFMALKADMYVEETRSVLVTSSPLYTEKAGRSEQVRYVLAKTGNTAKALVWGDVEERSVRNRRVLDPLTGLLLVTGIFVAAARWRDRWCFFALALLAAGVISGGLTQDAGTYARLAVTMPAVFALAGVAAQWLASWSEGRLTRNALIGTAVAAGALIAVVNIVFYFSGPLDPAPDLWAQSATYSESGRWSG, encoded by the coding sequence TTGCCCGCAATGGCGCAGTGCCTGACGTGCGGGTCAGCAAACCCGGTGCGACAGCGCCACTGCAACGCGTGCGGGGCGCTCCAGCCTGGGCTGGTGGCTGCCGCCGTCGGGGGGCATCCCCCCGCGCCTGCACTCCCGGCTGATGTCCCTGCGCTCCCTACGCCAGAGGCGATACCGCTCCCTGCCGTTCAACGCGTCCCCGCGCCTGTTCAGCAGAGGGTCTGGGCGATCTCCCGTACGCACCTCCTTTTCGCACTGGCGGGGGCCACTTTCCTTGCAGCGGCGCTTCGGCTCATGGCCCCGGGCAGCCCGCCTGAGGGCGCGCAGCCGATAGAGTCCGGCATCATCGCCGCGGCGAAGGCGATGGGGGACGCAGGGCTGTGGTCAGACTCGGCGGGTGGCCAGCCGACTGGCTTCATCTACCTGGTGGGTACGTGGCTCGCGCTTCTCCCGGACAGCACTGCCGCTGCCCGCGCGCTGTCCGCCGTCGCCGGAATCGCATCTGTCGCTGTCTTCTTCCTGTTCGCCCGGCGTGCATGGGGCCAGGGCGTCGCCGTTGCGGGCGCCTTTCTGATGGCCCTTAGCACATGGCACGTCGCGTTCAGTCGACTGAGCACACCTACAGCGGCCCTGCTGCTGGTGGAGTGCGCCGCCATCTATCTGCTCTCCCGGGCGCTGTCCTACAGGGACGATGACGCCAGGCAACGCAACTTGCTCATTCTGGCGGGTCTCTCCTTTGGCCTGGGCATCTACATTGCCAATACGTTCTTCATCTTCGCAGCCTCAATTGTGGTGTTTTGGCTGCGGGAGCTTCTGGCCGCAGAGGTCCCGCTGGCGGTCGGCTACCGCCGCCTGGCGGCTTTCGCCGTCCCGGCACTGATCGTTGCCCTGCCTTACCTCTCGTTCATGGCCCTAAAGGCTGACATGTACGTCGAAGAGACGCGCTCCGTCCTGGTGACGAGCTCTCCTCTGTACACGGAAAAGGCAGGCCGATCCGAGCAGGTACGCTACGTGCTGGCAAAGACCGGGAACACCGCGAAGGCGCTGGTCTGGGGCGACGTGGAAGAGCGCAGCGTAAGGAACAGGCGGGTGCTGGACCCGCTCACGGGCTTGCTCCTCGTGACGGGTATCTTCGTTGCCGCGGCGAGATGGCGTGACCGGTGGTGCTTCTTCGCGCTGGCGCTTCTGGCTGCGGGCGTGATATCCGGCGGGCTCACCCAGGATGCGGGAACGTACGCGCGCCTGGCAGTAACCATGCCGGCGGTTTTCGCGCTGGCCGGCGTGGCGGCCCAATGGCTCGCATCGTGGTCGGAAGGGCGCCTCACCCGCAACGCCTTGATCGGGACCGCCGTGGCCGCTGGGGCGCTGATCGCCGTCGTCAACATCGTCTTCTACTTCAGCGGGCCGCTCGACCCCGCGCCTGACCTCTGGGCGCAAAGTGCAACTTACTCCGAATCCGGGCGATGGTCCGGTTGA
- a CDS encoding biotin--[acetyl-CoA-carboxylase] ligase translates to MSHSELDIDRLKSSLAGGLIGRRIVYEHTLGSTMDEARRLAEGVAEEGTVVIAEEQTKGRGRFDRTWHSPVGENLIFSVVLRPTQWQLNYVNMAATLAVAQTSTDATGTPASIKWPNDVRIGGRKVCGILIETSIVNADIKYAVVGIGFNVNFDISSIPEIANTATSLYRETGRRWDRTDVLGRLLGYMDGYYAFVRSGKSITSDWSSRMDTLGQDIRVKWGEQVMEGKAVEVDDTGNLVLERHDGSRFTVYAGEVTLRT, encoded by the coding sequence ATGTCCCATTCCGAGCTCGATATTGACCGGTTGAAAAGTTCCCTTGCCGGCGGCCTCATTGGCCGCCGCATCGTGTACGAGCACACGCTGGGCTCCACAATGGACGAAGCGCGGCGGCTTGCCGAAGGCGTCGCCGAGGAGGGGACGGTTGTAATAGCCGAGGAGCAGACGAAGGGCAGGGGGCGGTTCGACCGCACATGGCACTCGCCGGTGGGGGAAAACCTGATATTCTCGGTAGTGCTGCGCCCTACGCAGTGGCAACTCAATTACGTTAATATGGCCGCCACTCTCGCAGTAGCCCAGACTTCAACCGACGCGACGGGCACACCCGCCTCCATCAAGTGGCCGAACGACGTGCGCATTGGCGGTCGTAAGGTCTGCGGAATCCTCATAGAGACTTCCATCGTCAACGCTGACATAAAATATGCCGTTGTGGGAATCGGGTTCAATGTCAATTTCGACATATCGAGTATCCCCGAAATAGCAAATACCGCCACCAGCCTCTACCGGGAGACCGGCAGGCGATGGGACAGGACGGACGTGCTCGGCCGCCTCCTGGGCTATATGGACGGCTATTACGCCTTCGTCCGCTCAGGCAAGTCGATAACGAGCGACTGGTCGAGTCGCATGGATACTCTGGGCCAGGACATCAGGGTGAAGTGGGGGGAGCAGGTAATGGAGGGCAAGGCGGTGGAGGTGGACGATACCGGGAACCTGGTGCTGGAGCGCCATGATGGCTCCAGGTTCACAGTCTACGCCGGAGAGGTCACGCTCAGGACGTGA